AGAACAAGGGCAAGCGCAGTGGGGCTTACTCTTGGGGGGCGTACGGCACGCACCCGTACATGCTGTTGAATTATCACGATTCGCTCGACAACATGTTCACACTCGCCCACGAGTTGGGGCACTCGATGCATAGTTACTTCTCGCGCAAGACGCAGCCATACGTCTATTCCGATTACACGATTTTCGTCGCGGAAGTGGCGTCGACTTGCAACGAAGCACTGTTGCTCGACTACTTGCTCAAGACAACGGATGACAAGACCAAACGCGCGTATCTTATCAACCATCAGTTAGAGACGATTCGCGGGACGCTGTATCGGCAGACGATGTTCGCTGAGTTCGAAAAACTGACGCACGAACGCGTCGAAGAGGGCGGCGCCCTGACCACCGAATGGTTGGATGAAACGTACTACGGGCTGAATCAGGCGTTTTTTGGCGCGGCATGCAATGTCAACGAGCAGATTGCCTACGAGTGGATGCGGATACCGCACTTCTATACGCCGTTTTACGTCTATAAGTACGCGACGGGTATCTCGGCGGCCATCGCGCTGTCGCGTCGCATTTTGACGGAAGGCGATGCGGCTGTGAAAGACTACCTGTCGTTCCTCTCCTCCGGCAGTTCCGATTACTCCATCGAACTGCTGCGCAAAGCGGGTGTCGACATGGCGTCGCCAGAACCTGTGCAAGAAGCGTTGCGCGAGTTCGACAAGTTGGTCGACGAGTTGGCGTCGCTCATTCAATAAGGCGCGTTCGGATGGGTCAAGGGTCTGGTGCCGCTTGTGTGAAGAGGGAATCGGCATCGTATCTCGGCTGAAGGATGCGAGGAAAATGGGGGCTGTCTGGGAAGTCCGTCGCAAGACGGCTGCCGGGACGGCCCCGTTTGTCGTTTTCTTGGAAGGGTAAGATCGGTTCAGTGAATTCGCGAGCGCAGCCGCGAAGCAAATGTCGTCATACGAGTGTCAGGTGTCTAATCTCACGATCTCGGCAGGTACACCGTCACCGTCGTCCCTTCGCCTACGGTGGAGTCGACCTGAAGGTGGCCGCGGTGCGCTTCGATGATGTGCTTGCTGACGAACATTCCGAGGCCTGTCCCATTTGACTTCGTCGTCTGAAACGGGCGGAACAGGTGGTGCATGTCGGAGATACCACAGCCGTTGTCGCGGATGGTGATGGTGACGTGATCAGCGAACTCCTGCAGTACAATATCGACGACGCCATCTTTGTCGCAGGCGTGGACGGCGTTTTGCAACAAGTTGATCAGCACTTGCTTGATGCGGTTTTCCTGTACGGAGAGGTAAACGCAGGTCGAGGGAACTTTGTAATTCAATAGAACCCCGCACAGGCTTGCCTCCGGGCGCAAAAATTGATAGACCGAGTAGGTCACGTCGCGGATGTCGACGAATTCGAGTGATTCGTCATCCGGGCGGGCCATCCCCATAAAGTCCTGCAAAAGCGTGTGAATTCTGTCCAACTCGCGAATCGTCAACTCGACAAACTCTTTGTCCTCGGGTTCGCAACGCTGCTCGAATAGTTGCAGAAACCCGCGGGCAGTCGTGAGCGGATTGCGAATTTCGTGTGCGATGCCCGCGCTGAGAGAGGCGAGGGAGCGGTTCTTTTCAAATTCGGTTAACTGATTTTCCAGTTTTTCGCCTTTGTCCGGAGCGCAGCGTCCGCCTGCATGCATCACGTCAAGCGAACACATCCGCTCAATCGCGTACACCGCCGTTCCCAACATGCTGTGTAGATGCGCTTCGTCGTACGTTTTAGGGATCGAGAGAATCAACTTGAAATGCGCCAAGGCAACCGGTTGGATGAACTCAGCGGCGGCGCTCCACCAGTCGTTCCCAAGGTCGAATAAGCACACAGGCTGTACGGAGCCGACGGGCACATGCGCCGACGTCGCACTGACTCGATAGGGCTGCCCAATCTGCTTTTGCAGCAGATGTTTCAGTTGGGACAGTCCTCCACGCGGTTCGATGACGTCGAGAATGACGTTGTTGGCGTCTAGTAATAGGGCGAAAAATGGCGACGACCACGGCATATCCACGAAGAACTGACAGATAATTTGCCGAAGCGATTCATAACCACTCTGGTGTCGAGCCAAGTTTTGCTCGCCCGTTTGGCTGTTGTCGGTCGAGGTGTGGTGTTCACACGCCGCAACCCTTTGTTCGATGGTTGATTTTGAGATAGTCATGCTTGATTTATTCATCGCAAGGCTCAATGGTCAAAAGCCACCTTTAAGAGTTGTCCAACACAACGACCTCCTCGCAAAGGGAACGATTTCCCCCCCTACTCAGAGGCCAGTGGGCGCTGTATACCATGTTCTCGCAAGTTTATTATGCTGTGACGGCGAAAATCAGACAAGCGATATTACGAAGATTCCTATCTTTCGACAAAGGTTGTCATGATTCGTCGTACATCGGGAGTGGGTCGGGAATCGGGACCCGATGACCGGTTTGGGCGTAGCGCGCCGTCTCCGCATGCAGACGTGAGAACAGGTGCAGGGGGAGGTTCTCCATCGCGAGAATGCCTCTATCTGTCACGCCGCCGGGTACGCGGATGCGCGAGACGATGTCGTCGAACGAAATTCCGGCGTCGAGCAGTGCCGCGAGACCCACTATCATCTCCTTGAGAATCATCTCTGCCGTGCTGCGCTCCAGCGCGCCTGTCTGCGCGGCAGCCTTTGCCCATGCCTGACAAACGGTGACGAGGAACGCTGGCCCGCAACTCGATAAATCCGAACAAACGCGCACTTGACCTTCGTCGATAATCAGCGGGTTGCCAATGGTGCAGAGCCGATTTTCGAGTGCCGACTTACTCGCGCCGTCGACATCGCGCGGGTAGGATAACAGGATGATTCCACGGTGAACGGTCTGCGTCAGGCTGGGAATCAGTTTGACCGGCGTGGCGGGGGTCAGTTCGCGCCAGCGGTCGAGATCGATATTGCTGATAGTGGTCACGAGCAGTTGCTCCCGACGCAGTTTGGGGCCCATGGTTCGGACTAAATCGAGGCCGTCTTTTCCCTTCGTGCAGAGAAATACCGCATCGACTGGTTCAATTAAGGTCTGCCAGTCGTCACAGACGACGATGTTCGTCAAACCCGCTGCGACTGCTTCTGCTTTCGCGCGGGATCGGTTGTACACGTAGACGTTC
Above is a genomic segment from Alicyclobacillus acidoterrestris containing:
- a CDS encoding sensor histidine kinase produces the protein MSLAMNKSSMTISKSTIEQRVAACEHHTSTDNSQTGEQNLARHQSGYESLRQIICQFFVDMPWSSPFFALLLDANNVILDVIEPRGGLSQLKHLLQKQIGQPYRVSATSAHVPVGSVQPVCLFDLGNDWWSAAAEFIQPVALAHFKLILSIPKTYDEAHLHSMLGTAVYAIERMCSLDVMHAGGRCAPDKGEKLENQLTEFEKNRSLASLSAGIAHEIRNPLTTARGFLQLFEQRCEPEDKEFVELTIRELDRIHTLLQDFMGMARPDDESLEFVDIRDVTYSVYQFLRPEASLCGVLLNYKVPSTCVYLSVQENRIKQVLINLLQNAVHACDKDGVVDIVLQEFADHVTITIRDNGCGISDMHHLFRPFQTTKSNGTGLGMFVSKHIIEAHRGHLQVDSTVGEGTTVTVYLPRS
- a CDS encoding pyrroline-5-carboxylate reductase dimerization domain-containing protein — encoded protein: MQIGIIGTGQMGGMLARAFAETAPENVYVYNRSRAKAEAVAAGLTNIVVCDDWQTLIEPVDAVFLCTKGKDGLDLVRTMGPKLRREQLLVTTISNIDLDRWRELTPATPVKLIPSLTQTVHRGIILLSYPRDVDGASKSALENRLCTIGNPLIIDEGQVRVCSDLSSCGPAFLVTVCQAWAKAAAQTGALERSTAEMILKEMIVGLAALLDAGISFDDIVSRIRVPGGVTDRGILAMENLPLHLFSRLHAETARYAQTGHRVPIPDPLPMYDES